In the Limanda limanda chromosome 10, fLimLim1.1, whole genome shotgun sequence genome, one interval contains:
- the LOC133012259 gene encoding LOW QUALITY PROTEIN: cysteinyl leukotriene receptor 1-like (The sequence of the model RefSeq protein was modified relative to this genomic sequence to represent the inferred CDS: substituted 1 base at 1 genomic stop codon), whose product MASFILFLSQQEEVXPQMEQQNLINSTESNCSSIDDFRNQVYSISYSIITLLSLTGNGLALVVLIKTNRQNSPFHVYMINLVVADLLCVMTLPLRIVYYVRGGIWSMGNLLCTFSSYALYVNLYCSIYFMVAMSITRFLAIVYPVKNMQLMTVNRARLVCAGIWVFICLLSSPFLMSGQYIDKATNTTKCFDAPLAEFGDKIKVLNYLSLVIGFVLPLMVILLCYAGIINTLVSRSRLPCTLSAQQQQRATGTKAIRMIVIVLLTFTISYMPYHVLRTVYLSRVHSNCQERIEMQKSVVVTLCLAAANTCSDPLLYYFSGKGCRSGFFSCATRQSPRI is encoded by the exons ATGG catcatttattttatttctgtcacagcaggaggaggtgtagCCACAAATGGAGCAGCAAAATCTGATCAACAGCACGGAGAGCAACTGCTCGTCCATAGATGACTTCCGCAACCAGGTTTACTCCATATCCTACAGCATCATCACTTTGCTGAGCCTCACTGGGAACGGCTTAGCCCTGGTGGTGCTGATCAAGACGAACCGCCAGAATTCCCCCTTCCACGTCTATATGATTAACCTGGTTGTGGCTGATCTGCTGTGTGTGATGACGCTACCACTACGAATTGTCTACTATGTCAGAGGGGGCATCTGGAGCATGGGGAATTTACTCTGTACCTTCAGCTCCTATGCTCTTTATGTAAACCTCTACTGCAGCATCTACTTCATGGTCGCCATGTCGATCACGCGATTCCTGGCCATTGTCTATCCTGTGAAGAACATGCAGCTGATGACAGTGAACCGTGCTCGCCTGGTGTGTGCTGGCATCTGGGTGTTTATCTGTCTTTTATCGTCTCCCTTCCTCATGTCAGGTCAATATATAGATAAAGCCACAAATACAACCAAGTGCTTCGATGCTCCACTGGCTGAATTCGGTGATAAAATCAAAGTCCTGAACTATTTGTCTCTGGTGATAGGCTTTGTCCTGCCATTAATGGTGATCCTGCTCTGCTATGCCGGCATTATCAACACCTTAGTGTCTCGATCCCGACTGCCTTGCACGCTTTCTGCTCAGCAACAGCAGCGGGCCACAGGCACAAAAGCCATTCGAATGATTGTCATCGTCTTGTTGACATTCACAATCAGCTACATGCCTTACCATGTGCTGCGCACCGTCTACCTGTCCCGGGTTCATTCCAACTGCCAAGAGAGGATTGAAATGCAGAAGTCTGTCGTGGTGACACTCTGCCTGGCCGCTGCCAACACGTGCTCCGACCCACTGCTGTATTATTTCTCTGGAAAGGGTTGTCGTAGCGGCTTTTTCTCCTGTGCTACTCGTCAGAGCCCCAGAATCTGA